One Sediminicola sp. YIK13 DNA segment encodes these proteins:
- a CDS encoding ATP-binding cassette domain-containing protein produces MNGLHIDSLTKKYNNKVILSDIFLSCEKGKITGLIGRNGSGKSTLLKIVFGTEKAESKFVRIGEKIIKNISDGRNLINYLPQDNFLPNNVKISTLIKLFLSKENSDILFKNEHVIPLLNKQNQDLSGGEKRIVEILLIIHSDSKYILLDEPFNGVSPIVRDYIIEYIKKMKLNKGYIITDHDYKNVINLADNILYLQNGYLKEIKDKSELVELGYLTKTTYNNTYK; encoded by the coding sequence ATGAATGGACTACATATCGACAGTTTAACCAAAAAATACAATAATAAAGTAATACTAAGTGATATATTCCTCTCGTGCGAAAAAGGCAAGATTACGGGTTTAATTGGCAGAAATGGTTCTGGAAAATCTACTCTTTTAAAAATAGTATTTGGGACTGAAAAGGCTGAATCCAAATTTGTACGAATAGGCGAAAAAATAATTAAAAATATTTCAGATGGTAGAAATCTAATTAACTATTTGCCACAAGACAATTTCTTACCAAATAATGTAAAAATAAGCACATTAATAAAGCTATTTCTTTCAAAAGAAAATTCGGATATTCTATTTAAGAACGAGCATGTAATTCCATTGTTAAACAAACAAAATCAAGACTTATCTGGCGGAGAAAAAAGAATAGTGGAAATATTACTAATCATTCATTCTGATTCAAAGTACATTTTACTTGATGAACCTTTCAACGGAGTAAGCCCCATTGTCCGGGATTATATCATTGAATACATTAAGAAAATGAAGTTGAATAAAGGATATATTATTACGGACCACGATTATAAAAATGTAATCAATTTAGCGGATAATATTTTGTATTTGCAAAATGGGTATTTAAAAGAAATCAAAGACAAAAGCGAATTAGTTGAGTTAGGCTATCTAACAAAAACTACTTACAACAACACCTATAAGTAA
- a CDS encoding PH domain-containing protein produces MNIYRSKSSFFVKIITVIAMILLSFVALTLLITNKDYGLIGGTVLSLLTIGTILYFFANSLNRVILEKDKVILKKTFGQITIPFSEIKEIKKLEYSNLSMTYGSRGVFGFIGNTMDDSISFVKDRKQMFQIITDNKKYVLSSENSTELINEIKNVVQQGL; encoded by the coding sequence GTGAATATCTACAGAAGTAAAAGCTCCTTTTTTGTTAAAATAATTACCGTGATTGCAATGATTTTACTGTCATTTGTTGCTCTGACTCTGTTAATTACTAACAAAGATTACGGACTGATTGGAGGAACAGTTTTGAGTTTGTTGACAATTGGAACCATACTTTACTTCTTTGCGAACTCTCTGAACAGAGTAATCCTGGAAAAAGATAAGGTCATTTTAAAAAAGACTTTTGGACAAATTACTATTCCGTTTTCGGAAATAAAAGAAATTAAAAAACTGGAATATTCTAATCTATCAATGACTTACGGAAGTAGAGGGGTTTTTGGGTTTATTGGAAATACAATGGACGATTCGATTAGCTTTGTTAAGGACAGAAAACAAATGTTTCAAATTATAACTGACAATAAAAAATATGTCTTGAGTTCTGAAAACTCAACTGAATTAATAAATGAAATAAAAAACGTTGTACAACAAGGGCTATAA
- a CDS encoding SLATT domain-containing protein: protein MEKEKSYKDYLDKTFLEELNYKIWSTKGSRFNANKRLLKVADLSNLCLSMLSVYLIAVGLLSVYNIYSTDAIDENLIAYSITCLSIILLVFGQIENAKDFSTKAKQFHTCGLELSKIYNDLRIFKTLNEKPKLSDKKEFAETLSDKYERILERHENHQPIDHNMFRASKADYHELSKIGVFKIKTDYYIKTRLIYHVLIILPPIIIIGLLIKTN from the coding sequence TTGGAGAAAGAGAAATCATATAAAGATTATTTAGATAAAACATTTCTTGAGGAACTGAATTATAAAATTTGGTCTACTAAAGGCAGTAGATTTAATGCAAATAAGAGACTTTTGAAAGTAGCTGACTTGTCAAATTTATGTTTAAGTATGTTGTCTGTATATTTAATAGCAGTTGGGCTATTATCTGTTTATAATATATATTCCACTGATGCGATTGATGAAAACTTAATTGCTTATTCCATTACTTGTCTTTCCATAATATTATTGGTATTTGGGCAAATAGAGAATGCAAAAGATTTCAGTACAAAAGCAAAACAATTTCATACATGTGGACTTGAATTATCAAAAATATATAATGATTTAAGAATTTTTAAAACTCTGAATGAAAAGCCTAAATTGAGTGATAAAAAAGAATTTGCTGAAACATTGTCCGACAAATATGAACGGATTTTAGAGAGACACGAAAATCACCAACCAATTGACCATAATATGTTTAGAGCATCTAAAGCAGATTATCACGAATTAAGTAAAATAGGTGTTTTTAAAATAAAAACTGACTATTATATTAAAACAAGATTAATTTATCATGTTCTAATTATATTACCGCCCATAATTATAATTGGACTCTTAATTAAAACTAACTAA
- a CDS encoding tetratricopeptide repeat protein, translating into MDTNSKTVRLIIFITGLLLSTISYGQTSLKEIGLKAGKHKVGFKHYTVSDSTRTYRIHNEFNNQLIKRPIPISIWYPAKIENSNSEQLTVLNYLEILKEEEEWKNLPNNFLLDWFPYLWNTPENKAHLSEKTNAFSNPTLLDGKFPVVVYAPSYQASSIENFGLFEYLASNGFVVISSPSRGTDTRWLEGGTTRDMETQSRDVEFLLKEISTYENIDLEKVALMGFSFGGLSNAITVMKNKTIKAIVSLDGTERYNYPVLEKSPYFNLDKFSIPYIHFAQKEIPKEVLTTEKIPEELNYKFQLYDSLEYSNINRYRFHDLTHSYFSSFGVLFANRDKRQDKSDDKIMASYNLLCQHTLQFLNATLKNEKNAIAFIENKPVANGFSDSLISKQTKKAIEKEFTYKDFNDLAFKQDYQDLIPLYEKTMVNHPNLELQEGMLNTLGLRLSFNSEKKGQGYNVLLLALHLNPKSANLYDSLAEAYFYNEDYQNAILNYKKSLELNHENQNAIDRLKQLKE; encoded by the coding sequence ATGGACACTAACTCAAAAACCGTTCGATTAATAATATTCATTACAGGTTTATTACTATCAACAATATCTTACGGACAGACATCCTTAAAAGAAATCGGACTTAAAGCTGGAAAACATAAAGTGGGATTTAAACACTATACAGTTAGTGACAGCACAAGAACCTATCGAATTCATAATGAGTTTAACAACCAACTCATCAAGAGACCTATTCCAATAAGCATTTGGTATCCTGCGAAAATAGAGAATAGTAATTCTGAGCAATTAACAGTCTTAAACTATTTAGAGATTTTAAAAGAAGAGGAAGAATGGAAAAATTTACCGAATAACTTTCTGTTGGACTGGTTTCCGTATTTATGGAACACGCCAGAAAATAAAGCTCATCTTTCTGAAAAGACAAATGCTTTTTCTAATCCAACACTTTTAGACGGAAAATTTCCGGTGGTAGTTTATGCCCCAAGTTATCAAGCCTCGTCAATTGAAAACTTTGGGTTATTCGAGTATTTAGCCAGTAATGGTTTTGTAGTTATATCAAGTCCTTCAAGAGGAACAGATACGCGTTGGTTAGAAGGTGGAACTACAAGAGATATGGAAACACAATCGAGAGATGTTGAATTTCTTCTAAAAGAAATTAGCACCTATGAGAATATTGATTTGGAAAAAGTCGCATTAATGGGATTTAGTTTTGGTGGGTTGTCAAACGCTATAACTGTTATGAAAAACAAGACTATAAAAGCAATTGTTAGTTTGGATGGAACCGAAAGGTACAATTATCCTGTTTTGGAAAAATCACCCTATTTCAATTTAGATAAGTTTTCCATTCCTTATATCCATTTCGCTCAAAAAGAGATTCCGAAAGAAGTTCTAACCACGGAGAAAATTCCTGAAGAGTTGAACTACAAATTTCAATTATACGACTCTTTGGAATACAGCAACATTAACAGATATAGATTTCACGATCTAACCCATTCTTATTTTAGTTCTTTCGGTGTCTTATTCGCTAACAGAGATAAAAGGCAAGATAAAAGTGATGATAAGATTATGGCTTCCTACAATTTGCTTTGTCAACATACTTTGCAGTTCTTAAATGCGACACTAAAAAATGAGAAAAACGCGATTGCTTTCATTGAAAATAAGCCTGTTGCAAACGGATTTTCCGATAGTTTGATTTCTAAACAAACGAAAAAAGCTATCGAAAAAGAGTTTACATATAAAGATTTCAATGATTTAGCATTCAAACAAGACTATCAAGATTTAATTCCACTATATGAGAAAACAATGGTCAATCATCCAAATCTTGAACTTCAAGAAGGAATGTTAAACACTTTAGGACTGCGATTATCGTTTAATTCTGAGAAGAAAGGGCAAGGATATAATGTCCTTTTATTAGCATTACATCTAAATCCAAAATCGGCAAATTTATATGATAGTTTAGCCGAAGCATATTTTTATAATGAGGACTACCAAAATGCAATTTTGAATTACAAAAAGTCTTTGGAATTAAACCATGAAAATCAAAACGCAATTGACCGATTAAAACAACTAAAAGAATAA